A stretch of the Borreliella spielmanii genome encodes the following:
- the polA gene encoding DNA polymerase I, which produces MKELYLIDALNIIFRNYHVMKNYPLLNTQGENVNAFVGFFKTLFFIIKEKNPKHLIITFDSEIPTFRKQKYPNYKATRDAPPDDLIPQIGWIKKGLLKAKIPIFEIEGYEADDLLASFAKKAAQNNYLTYIISPDKDLLQIMSEHIKILKIENNRFVEMDNEYVIKKFGINSFQIKDYLAIVGDRSDNIPGIKGIGPKGAANLLREFKTLKGIYSNLELITKKHQEILIKEKENAFLSYDLVSLEENLKIPEIENFALKNFSEEIISLFEKHSAITLIKTYKRDILKQEEENLAQKSLFKQESTTKSIDTLNTIDTENVKYHSITTKKELDNLIESLKKAKYISIDTETSSLDIYTARLIGISISFKEFEGYYIPIEARGKIYIEKHYIIQKFNNFFESNPKIIGQNYKFDYKILKNNGFNPIPPYFDTMIAAYLIDTNSKVSLDFLAEKYLMHKNIKYEDVIQKNDNFAGISLEMATSYSSEDADITFRLFNVFSKKLKEDSLDKLMHEIEMPFNNVIIEMEENGIYLDREYLKEYGKELGKELELIETEIIKSIGIDFNLNSPKQMHEILFEKLNLKLPEKMKKDSTDIKVLESLRGQHESIENLIKHRQIAKLKSTYTDNLIELINYKTNRLHTNFIQTKTATGRVTSINPNLQNIPIKDEKGRKIRKAFKPENGNIFISADYSQIELAILAHLSQDEVLIKAFENNKDIHTETASKLFKIEEKEITPNLRRIAKSINFGIIYRMSDFRLAKELGITKEEAKGFIDSYFDSYPKIKEFIINQINFVRNTGYSETILKRRRYIKEINSNNYLERSAAERISINSIIQGSAADIMKIAMVKVFNEFKNKKMKSKILLQVHDEMLIESPIKEENEVKKILKIMMETAYTLTPPLRANIETGKSWGEIH; this is translated from the coding sequence ATGAAAGAACTTTACCTAATTGACGCACTAAATATAATATTTAGAAATTATCACGTAATGAAAAATTATCCACTTTTAAACACACAAGGAGAAAATGTAAACGCGTTTGTCGGCTTTTTTAAAACATTATTTTTCATAATAAAAGAAAAAAATCCTAAACATTTGATTATTACCTTTGACTCAGAAATACCAACTTTTAGAAAACAAAAATATCCAAACTACAAAGCAACAAGAGATGCACCTCCGGATGATTTAATACCTCAAATTGGATGGATAAAAAAGGGCCTTTTAAAAGCAAAAATACCAATCTTTGAGATTGAAGGGTACGAAGCTGATGATCTTTTAGCTAGTTTTGCTAAAAAAGCTGCACAGAACAACTATTTAACCTATATTATTTCTCCTGACAAAGACTTGCTGCAAATAATGTCAGAGCACATAAAGATACTTAAAATTGAAAACAACAGATTTGTTGAAATGGACAATGAGTATGTAATAAAAAAATTTGGAATAAATAGCTTTCAAATAAAAGATTATTTAGCTATTGTTGGAGACAGATCTGACAATATACCCGGAATAAAAGGTATTGGGCCTAAAGGGGCAGCAAATTTATTAAGAGAATTTAAAACCTTAAAAGGAATATATTCAAATTTAGAACTAATAACTAAAAAACATCAAGAAATTTTAATCAAAGAAAAAGAAAATGCTTTTTTAAGCTATGACCTTGTAAGTCTTGAAGAAAATTTAAAAATTCCAGAAATTGAAAATTTCGCCTTAAAAAATTTTAGTGAAGAGATAATATCTTTGTTTGAAAAGCATTCAGCAATTACTCTGATAAAAACCTATAAAAGGGATATCTTAAAACAAGAAGAAGAAAACTTAGCTCAAAAAAGCCTATTTAAGCAAGAATCTACCACTAAGAGTATAGATACCTTAAATACAATTGACACAGAAAATGTTAAATATCATTCAATAACAACAAAAAAAGAGCTTGACAATTTAATAGAAAGCCTTAAGAAAGCTAAATACATATCAATAGACACAGAGACATCTTCGCTTGACATCTATACAGCAAGATTAATTGGGATTTCCATTTCATTTAAAGAATTTGAAGGTTATTATATTCCAATCGAAGCCAGAGGAAAAATTTACATAGAAAAACATTATATAATACAAAAATTCAATAATTTTTTTGAATCAAATCCAAAAATAATTGGTCAAAATTATAAATTTGACTATAAAATACTAAAAAATAATGGATTTAACCCTATACCACCTTATTTTGATACAATGATTGCAGCATACCTTATTGACACAAACTCAAAAGTATCACTTGATTTTCTTGCAGAAAAATATTTAATGCATAAAAATATTAAATATGAAGATGTCATACAAAAAAATGATAACTTCGCAGGCATATCTTTAGAAATGGCAACAAGTTACTCATCTGAAGATGCTGATATTACATTTAGATTATTTAATGTATTTAGCAAAAAATTAAAAGAAGACAGCCTTGATAAGTTGATGCACGAAATAGAAATGCCTTTTAACAATGTAATTATAGAAATGGAAGAAAATGGTATTTATCTTGATAGAGAATATTTAAAAGAATATGGGAAAGAACTTGGAAAAGAATTAGAACTAATAGAAACCGAAATAATAAAAAGCATAGGAATTGATTTTAATCTAAATTCTCCAAAACAAATGCATGAAATTTTATTTGAAAAATTAAATCTAAAATTACCAGAAAAAATGAAAAAAGATTCAACTGATATAAAAGTGCTTGAATCTCTAAGAGGACAGCATGAATCAATTGAAAACCTAATAAAGCACAGACAAATTGCAAAATTGAAGAGCACTTACACAGATAATTTGATAGAACTAATAAACTATAAAACAAACAGACTGCATACAAACTTTATACAAACAAAAACAGCAACCGGTAGAGTCACCAGTATAAATCCCAACTTGCAAAACATACCAATAAAAGATGAGAAAGGACGAAAAATAAGAAAAGCATTTAAACCAGAAAATGGTAATATTTTTATTTCAGCTGATTATTCTCAAATTGAGCTTGCTATACTTGCTCATTTATCACAAGATGAAGTCCTTATTAAGGCATTTGAAAATAATAAAGACATTCATACAGAAACTGCTTCTAAACTTTTCAAAATAGAGGAAAAAGAAATTACTCCTAACTTGAGAAGAATAGCAAAATCTATTAATTTCGGAATAATTTATAGAATGTCAGATTTTAGACTTGCAAAAGAGCTAGGAATTACAAAAGAAGAAGCAAAAGGATTTATAGACTCATACTTTGACTCTTATCCAAAAATCAAAGAGTTTATAATAAATCAAATAAACTTTGTAAGAAATACTGGATATAGCGAAACCATCTTAAAACGAAGAAGATATATAAAAGAAATTAATAGCAATAATTATCTAGAAAGATCTGCCGCTGAAAGAATATCAATAAATAGTATAATTCAAGGGAGTGCCGCTGATATCATGAAAATTGCAATGGTTAAAGTGTTTAATGAATTTAAAAATAAAAAAATGAAATCAAAAATATTACTACAGGTACACGATGAAATGCTTATTGAATCTCCTATTAAAGAGGAAAATGAAGTGAAAAAAATATTGAAAATTATGATGGAAACCGCTTACACATTAACCCCGCCTTTAAGAGCAAATATTGAAACGGGAAAATCATGGGGAGAAATTCATTAA
- the coaE gene encoding dephospho-CoA kinase (Dephospho-CoA kinase (CoaE) performs the final step in coenzyme A biosynthesis.), protein MGRNSLIIGITGKIASGKDTASKIITNKYGFYEINADKLGHLVLHEKKEEIIKTFGQKILNTKNEIDKLLIRNLVFNDIKELKKLESISHPIILNKIKKILIQNQSRKIIINAALLFKINLEKLCDYIIVIKTKTPIIKNRLSYSMPNIDSNIINKILKIQKDIFFKKNIINLKIINVINNKNYVYLEKEIEKKMQEIINYERFK, encoded by the coding sequence ATGGGGAGAAATTCATTAATAATTGGAATAACAGGAAAAATTGCATCTGGCAAAGATACTGCTTCTAAAATAATTACCAATAAATATGGATTTTACGAAATAAATGCAGATAAGCTTGGGCATTTAGTCTTACATGAAAAAAAAGAAGAAATAATTAAAACATTTGGTCAAAAGATATTAAATACTAAAAATGAAATAGATAAACTCTTGATAAGAAATCTTGTATTTAATGATATTAAAGAATTAAAAAAGCTTGAAAGCATATCACATCCAATCATACTCAACAAAATAAAAAAAATTTTAATTCAAAACCAATCTAGAAAAATAATAATCAATGCTGCTTTACTTTTTAAAATAAATTTAGAAAAACTTTGCGACTATATAATTGTTATTAAAACAAAAACTCCTATAATAAAAAATAGATTATCATATTCTATGCCAAATATTGACTCAAATATAATAAATAAAATACTCAAAATCCAAAAAGATATTTTTTTTAAAAAAAATATTATAAACTTAAAAATAATCAATGTAATTAATAATAAGAATTATGTATATCTAGAAAAAGAAATTGAAAAAAAAATGCAGGAGATAATCAACTATGAAAGATTTAAATGA
- a CDS encoding SPOR domain-containing protein, with the protein MKDLNENNDNNKGFFVALTSIATVCIIIFLGTIIFFPNKNLASDIAEKNIVLEETKDQNNLENIDQNEKSLKVSETQNEIIIDLTQDLNKEKKPTTQKIPNTSQKSKIIEKSQSTTQKIPNTSQKSKIIEKSQSTTQKIPNTSQKSKIIEKSQPIAQKDLNIDKIYDPNTEYYIQFVSLSDPINADNYIQKLLKYNIVAKIYSATVDNKDIYRVRSGPYKTKSEAKADFKKISGISEFKEIYILPVSK; encoded by the coding sequence ATGAAAGATTTAAATGAAAACAACGATAATAACAAAGGATTTTTTGTAGCATTAACCTCAATTGCAACAGTTTGTATCATAATATTTCTTGGAACAATTATCTTCTTTCCAAACAAAAATTTGGCCTCAGATATTGCAGAAAAGAATATTGTTTTAGAAGAAACCAAAGATCAAAACAACTTAGAAAACATTGACCAAAATGAAAAATCTTTAAAGGTATCTGAAACTCAAAATGAAATAATCATAGATTTAACACAAGATTTAAATAAAGAAAAAAAACCTACAACTCAAAAAATACCTAACACTTCTCAGAAATCAAAAATTATTGAAAAATCTCAATCTACAACTCAAAAAATACCTAACACTTCTCAGAAATCAAAAATTATTGAAAAATCTCAATCTACAACTCAAAAAATACCCAATACTTCTCAAAAATCAAAAATTATTGAAAAATCTCAACCCATAGCCCAAAAAGATTTAAACATTGATAAAATATATGACCCTAATACAGAATATTACATACAATTTGTATCACTTTCAGACCCAATAAATGCAGATAACTATATTCAAAAATTACTCAAATATAATATAGTTGCTAAAATATATTCTGCAACAGTAGATAATAAAGACATTTACAGGGTAAGATCTGGACCTTATAAAACAAAGTCAGAAGCAAAAGCGGACTTTAAAAAAATATCAGGAATAAGCGAATTTAAAGAAATTTATATACTACCGGTTAGCAAATAG
- a CDS encoding FGGY-family carbohydrate kinase, protein MNALSIDIGTSVLKAALVSSENGILSYIDVSYSDYFDVDFDNFDFNIWLFSFKKAISNFKHSKIDCIAVSGISPCLIALNSNLIPLEVLHWNSLKINSDFRGKSVFLPYVLSTVERGTYSKISYFVSCFEYFIYLLTGKLFTSFPSVEYIPFIWDDVEIKKYGLDKNKFPSFIKMGENVGVVTDKAGVEFGLNSGISVINAGADYLSVLVGSGAFQEGIVSNRMGTSEGFNFVSSTYLPGFSLEYPYFLEGYFIVGRIVPFGYLMQLLKDSFYKKSLTFDLLLKKIVKNATLNNIYFYPSKIKLFNDLFIIDPYLCKDLSKGIFGSAKNPLEIGLAILEFVCFAFYNRLVELKACKKEILSIFVSGSNSDNLLLNQIKANILGKDLKIFDFKHSEIMGGAIQAFYSLREFNSLNDSFLKLAKIKHVVSPIIEIHEEYLEKYQKYINNYSLFANR, encoded by the coding sequence GTGAATGCTCTTAGTATTGATATTGGTACTAGTGTTTTAAAGGCTGCATTAGTTAGTTCTGAAAATGGAATTTTAAGTTATATTGATGTTAGTTATTCGGATTATTTTGATGTCGATTTTGATAATTTTGACTTTAATATATGGCTTTTTTCTTTTAAAAAAGCCATATCCAATTTTAAACACAGCAAAATAGATTGCATTGCTGTTAGCGGTATTTCTCCATGTTTAATTGCTTTAAATTCAAATTTAATTCCTTTAGAAGTATTGCATTGGAATTCCCTTAAAATTAATTCCGATTTTAGGGGAAAGTCTGTATTTTTGCCCTATGTACTTAGTACGGTTGAAAGAGGAACATATTCTAAAATAAGCTATTTTGTTTCTTGTTTTGAGTATTTTATTTATTTACTTACAGGAAAGCTTTTTACAAGCTTTCCAAGCGTAGAATATATTCCTTTTATTTGGGATGATGTAGAGATAAAAAAATATGGGCTTGATAAGAATAAATTTCCTTCGTTCATAAAAATGGGGGAAAATGTTGGGGTTGTAACTGACAAAGCAGGAGTTGAATTTGGACTAAATAGTGGAATTAGTGTAATTAATGCGGGGGCAGATTATTTGAGTGTTTTGGTGGGAAGCGGAGCTTTTCAAGAGGGGATTGTGTCAAATAGAATGGGCACAAGTGAGGGGTTTAACTTTGTTTCAAGTACATATTTGCCGGGATTTTCTTTGGAGTATCCTTATTTTTTAGAAGGATATTTCATTGTTGGGAGAATTGTTCCTTTTGGATATTTGATGCAATTGTTAAAAGACAGTTTTTATAAAAAAAGTTTGACTTTTGATTTACTCTTAAAGAAGATTGTTAAAAATGCCACTTTAAATAATATATACTTTTATCCAAGCAAAATTAAACTTTTTAATGATTTATTTATTATAGATCCTTATCTTTGCAAAGATTTGAGTAAAGGAATTTTTGGTAGTGCTAAAAATCCATTAGAGATTGGTTTGGCAATACTTGAGTTTGTATGTTTTGCTTTTTATAATAGATTAGTTGAGTTAAAAGCCTGTAAAAAAGAAATTTTGAGTATTTTTGTTAGTGGATCTAATTCTGATAATTTGCTTTTAAACCAAATAAAAGCAAATATTCTTGGCAAAGATTTAAAGATTTTTGATTTTAAGCATTCAGAAATTATGGGAGGGGCAATTCAAGCATTCTATTCTTTAAGAGAATTTAACAGTTTGAATGATTCTTTTTTAAAGCTTGCAAAGATTAAGCATGTTGTTTCGCCTATTATTGAGATTCATGAAGAATATTTAGAAAAATATCAAAAATATATTAATAACTATAGTCTATTTGCTAACCGGTAG
- a CDS encoding ribose-phosphate diphosphokinase — MNLLKKKSIGIIACPGGRVFASKIIEELERIFINIENDIVDSICQDSKVLKEEIFKIEKVLAPFLEGFSLSTLKSKEPLEIPVKFVKFANGEFKTEILKTIRNKDIFIVQDVANAYEVEINSNEKIIMTVNDHIMNLMTTIDACMQAKASSVSVIIPSYPYSRQDKKHSRECLTASLIGRFLEELGIRHILTLDIHSKSIENVFRKVYFENLNVSYEIFKSLRDLIDIRDSNLVIVSPDTGAVSRNKFFASTLKSPLALLYKERDYSRVSNDVNDSNISVTKLLGDVEGKNVFMSDDMLATGGTLIKAMKLLKSMGAKKIICGISLPFFNGDAIKYFDKAYEEGYFYKIIGTNAVCHNDELINKPWYYEANVAHLFANAIFAIYNKVGLQKILDRRDDIQKLITKG, encoded by the coding sequence GTGAATTTACTTAAAAAAAAATCAATAGGAATTATTGCTTGTCCTGGGGGTAGAGTTTTCGCTAGTAAAATAATAGAAGAGCTTGAAAGAATATTTATAAATATTGAGAATGATATTGTAGATAGTATATGCCAAGATTCTAAAGTCTTAAAGGAAGAAATCTTTAAGATTGAAAAGGTTTTAGCTCCTTTTTTAGAAGGTTTTAGTTTATCTACTCTTAAAAGCAAAGAGCCTTTAGAAATTCCTGTAAAATTTGTTAAATTTGCCAATGGTGAATTTAAAACTGAAATTTTAAAAACAATTAGGAATAAGGATATTTTTATTGTTCAAGATGTTGCTAATGCCTATGAAGTTGAGATAAATAGCAATGAAAAAATAATTATGACAGTTAATGATCATATAATGAATTTAATGACAACAATAGATGCTTGTATGCAGGCTAAAGCCAGTTCTGTTAGTGTTATTATTCCATCTTATCCTTATTCAAGGCAAGATAAAAAACATTCAAGGGAATGTTTAACAGCAAGTCTTATTGGAAGATTTTTAGAAGAGTTGGGTATTAGGCATATTTTAACCTTAGACATTCACTCAAAATCCATTGAAAATGTATTTAGAAAAGTTTATTTTGAAAATTTAAATGTTTCTTATGAAATTTTTAAGTCCCTTAGAGATTTGATCGATATTAGAGACTCCAATTTAGTTATTGTCTCGCCGGATACAGGTGCTGTAAGTAGGAATAAATTTTTTGCATCAACTCTTAAGAGTCCCCTTGCTTTGCTTTATAAGGAGAGAGATTATTCAAGAGTTTCAAATGATGTTAATGATTCAAATATTTCTGTAACCAAACTTTTAGGAGATGTTGAAGGGAAAAATGTTTTTATGAGTGATGATATGTTAGCTACTGGGGGCACTCTGATTAAGGCAATGAAATTGCTTAAAAGTATGGGCGCTAAAAAGATTATATGTGGGATTAGTTTGCCGTTTTTCAATGGAGATGCTATTAAATATTTTGACAAGGCTTATGAGGAGGGGTATTTTTACAAAATAATTGGAACAAATGCTGTTTGTCATAATGATGAATTAATAAATAAGCCTTGGTATTATGAAGCCAATGTTGCACATCTTTTTGCAAATGCAATATTTGCAATTTACAATAAAGTTGGTTTACAAAAAATTCTTGATAGAAGAGATGATATTCAAAAATTAATTACCAAAGGTTAG
- a CDS encoding tetratricopeptide repeat protein, translating into MYKLLFVFILSCSSIFREYQNISDEYYKLAKLNEELGNNESSVMLYEKSIKFNINAGDDSSYNFILACINLKKYAEAELKLNSIIKEDPENILLINLKGYLLFKKDDLDNALIYYLKTLEFAPANKEALFNIFYIYHLKSDKKNAKKYILRYKELNHPMPSGVEEIVSSIVKS; encoded by the coding sequence ATGTATAAATTGTTATTTGTTTTTATTTTGTCTTGTAGCTCTATTTTTAGGGAATATCAAAACATATCTGATGAATATTATAAGCTTGCTAAATTAAATGAAGAGCTTGGTAATAATGAGTCTTCTGTTATGCTTTATGAAAAATCTATTAAATTTAATATTAATGCTGGTGATGATTCGAGTTATAATTTTATTTTAGCTTGCATTAATTTGAAAAAATACGCAGAGGCTGAGTTGAAACTTAATTCGATTATAAAAGAAGATCCAGAAAATATTTTGTTAATTAATTTGAAGGGATATTTGCTTTTTAAAAAAGATGATTTAGATAATGCTTTGATTTATTATTTGAAAACTTTAGAATTTGCGCCTGCAAATAAAGAGGCTTTATTTAATATTTTTTACATTTATCATTTAAAGAGTGATAAAAAAAATGCAAAAAAATATATTCTAAGATATAAAGAGCTAAATCATCCTATGCCAAGTGGTGTGGAAGAAATAGTTTCTTCTATTGTTAAGAGTTAA
- a CDS encoding KTSC domain-containing protein, translated as METLTISNELSKISQVGYDSSVSELSVFFKDGRAYKYFKIEPRHFSVISKLIEDKRSVGKYLTENIFNKYDQEKL; from the coding sequence TTGGAAACTTTAACAATATCTAATGAATTAAGCAAAATATCACAGGTAGGTTATGATTCTTCTGTGTCTGAGCTTTCTGTATTTTTTAAGGATGGGAGAGCTTATAAGTATTTCAAGATCGAACCAAGACATTTTAGCGTAATATCTAAACTTATTGAGGATAAAAGATCGGTTGGTAAATATTTAACAGAAAACATATTTAACAAGTATGACCAAGAAAAGCTTTAA
- the fusA gene encoding elongation factor G, translated as MDYNKLRNIGISAHIDSGKTTLTERILFYCNKIHAIHEVKGKDGVGATMDSMELERERGITIASAATHVEWKDFPINIIDTPGHVDFTIEVERSLRVLDGAILVLDSVAGVQSQSITVDRQLKRYNVPRLAFVNKCDKTGANPYNVKDQLRSKLDLNSVLMQIPIGLEDKHIGVIDLALMKAYYFEGKDGTEIIEKEIPLDLLEEAKNKREIMLDTLADFNDELMELHMEGKDVPIEIIYNAIRTGTLALKLCPVFMGSAYKNKGVQLLLDAVTKFLPSPHDIKNTALDLNNNEKEIDLKIDNELPTVALAFKLEDGQYGQLTYVRIYQGTLKKGQELINSRTSKKFKVGRLIRMHANNTEDIEFGGSGDIVALFGIECASGDTFCDPSISYSMTSMFIPDPVISLSVKPKDKKSADNMAKALGRFTKEDPTFKTYVDIESNETIIQGMGELHLEVYIERMKREFKAEVETGMPQVAYRETITGKAEFNYTHKKQSGGAGQFGRVAGFMEPLNKEGETYEFVNLIKGGVIPTEYIPSCDKGFQKAMERGTLIGFPIVDIKITINDGQYHIVDSSDIAFQLAAIGAFREAYEKAKPTILEPIMKVTLEGPTEFQGNMFGLLNQRRGIITGSLEDGSFSKVEAEVPLSEMFGFSTVLRSSTQGKAEFSMEFLKYGKVPSAIFDELRKKFNDQNKS; from the coding sequence ATGGACTACAATAAATTACGAAACATAGGTATTAGCGCTCACATCGACTCGGGAAAAACTACTCTTACAGAACGCATTCTTTTTTATTGCAATAAAATTCATGCAATTCACGAAGTAAAAGGCAAGGATGGAGTTGGCGCAACAATGGACTCAATGGAGCTTGAAAGAGAAAGGGGAATCACAATAGCATCAGCTGCAACTCACGTTGAATGGAAAGATTTTCCAATAAATATTATTGATACGCCCGGACACGTAGATTTTACAATTGAAGTTGAAAGATCTCTTAGAGTGCTTGATGGGGCAATATTAGTTCTTGATTCTGTTGCAGGGGTTCAATCCCAATCAATAACTGTTGATCGACAACTTAAAAGATACAACGTGCCACGCCTTGCATTTGTAAATAAATGTGATAAAACTGGAGCAAATCCCTACAATGTAAAAGATCAATTAAGGTCAAAACTTGACTTAAACTCCGTTTTAATGCAAATCCCAATTGGACTAGAAGACAAACATATTGGGGTTATAGACCTTGCATTAATGAAAGCCTACTATTTTGAGGGAAAAGATGGAACAGAAATAATAGAAAAAGAAATACCCTTAGACCTCTTAGAAGAAGCAAAAAATAAAAGAGAAATAATGCTTGATACTCTTGCCGACTTTAATGATGAACTTATGGAATTACACATGGAAGGAAAAGATGTCCCTATTGAAATAATATACAATGCAATTAGAACAGGAACATTGGCTTTAAAATTATGCCCTGTATTTATGGGATCTGCTTATAAAAATAAAGGGGTACAATTACTCTTAGATGCAGTAACCAAATTTTTACCATCACCTCATGATATAAAAAACACTGCTCTTGACCTCAATAATAATGAAAAAGAAATCGATCTTAAAATTGACAACGAACTTCCAACTGTTGCTCTTGCATTTAAACTTGAAGACGGACAATATGGCCAATTAACCTATGTCAGAATCTATCAAGGAACTTTAAAAAAAGGACAAGAACTTATAAATTCAAGAACTTCTAAAAAATTCAAAGTTGGAAGACTTATTAGAATGCACGCTAATAATACAGAGGATATTGAATTTGGGGGAAGTGGCGATATTGTTGCTTTATTTGGAATAGAGTGTGCATCAGGAGATACATTTTGTGATCCATCAATCAGCTATTCAATGACATCAATGTTTATCCCAGACCCCGTAATTTCTCTTTCTGTAAAACCAAAAGACAAAAAATCTGCTGACAATATGGCTAAAGCTCTTGGAAGATTTACAAAAGAAGATCCAACATTTAAAACTTATGTTGACATTGAGTCAAACGAAACAATAATTCAAGGTATGGGAGAACTGCACTTAGAAGTTTACATTGAAAGAATGAAAAGAGAATTCAAAGCAGAAGTTGAAACCGGAATGCCACAAGTAGCTTATAGGGAGACAATTACAGGAAAAGCTGAATTCAACTATACTCACAAAAAGCAATCTGGGGGAGCTGGTCAGTTTGGACGAGTTGCTGGGTTTATGGAACCTCTTAATAAAGAAGGAGAAACATACGAATTTGTTAATCTGATAAAAGGAGGAGTAATCCCAACAGAATACATTCCATCATGTGACAAAGGATTCCAAAAAGCAATGGAAAGAGGGACATTAATTGGTTTTCCAATAGTTGATATAAAAATCACAATAAATGATGGCCAATATCACATTGTTGACTCGTCTGACATTGCATTCCAATTAGCAGCAATTGGTGCTTTTAGAGAGGCTTACGAAAAAGCAAAACCTACAATCCTTGAACCAATAATGAAAGTTACCCTTGAAGGACCTACTGAGTTTCAAGGGAATATGTTTGGACTTTTAAACCAAAGAAGAGGAATAATAACAGGTTCACTAGAAGATGGGAGCTTTTCAAAAGTTGAAGCAGAAGTACCTTTAAGCGAAATGTTTGGATTTTCAACAGTCCTTAGATCCTCGACCCAAGGAAAAGCAGAATTTTCAATGGAATTCTTAAAATATGGGAAAGTCCCAAGCGCTATATTTGATGAACTTCGAAAAAAATTTAACGATCAAAACAAATCTTAA
- a CDS encoding Bax inhibitor-1/YccA family protein: MIDLTQEKQEILIKNKFLAKVFGLMSIGLLISAMFAYATSENQTIKAIIFSNSMSFMAIILIQFGLVYAISGALNKISSNTATALFLLYSALTGVTLSSIFMIYTQGSIVFTFGITAGTFLGMSVYGYTTTTDLTKMGSYMIMGLWGIIIASLVNMFFRSSGLNFLISILGVIIFTGLTAYDVQNISKMDKMLQDDTEVKNRMAVVASLKLYLDFINLFLYLLRFLGQRRND; encoded by the coding sequence ATGATCGATTTAACACAAGAAAAACAAGAAATATTAATAAAAAACAAGTTTTTAGCCAAAGTTTTTGGACTTATGTCAATTGGACTTTTAATTTCAGCAATGTTTGCATATGCAACATCAGAAAATCAAACAATCAAAGCAATAATATTTTCAAATTCAATGTCATTCATGGCTATAATACTTATACAATTTGGACTTGTATATGCAATAAGTGGTGCTCTTAACAAAATATCAAGCAATACCGCAACAGCTCTTTTCTTACTCTACTCAGCACTAACAGGAGTAACATTATCTTCTATATTTATGATTTATACACAAGGATCAATAGTATTCACATTTGGAATTACTGCTGGAACATTTCTTGGAATGTCTGTTTATGGATATACTACAACAACAGATCTAACAAAAATGGGAAGCTATATGATAATGGGCTTATGGGGAATCATTATTGCATCTCTTGTTAATATGTTTTTCAGAAGCTCAGGCCTTAATTTTCTTATATCTATTTTAGGAGTAATCATATTCACTGGGCTAACAGCTTATGACGTTCAAAATATTTCTAAAATGGATAAAATGCTACAAGACGATACCGAAGTAAAAAATAGAATGGCAGTTGTAGCATCACTTAAGCTTTATTTAGATTTTATAAATTTATTCTTATATCTTTTAAGATTTTTGGGTCAAAGAAGAAACGACTAA
- a CDS encoding bactofilin family protein: MSIDSLEFEESNTQNVIKKNFEFEGYVESNKPIIIEGKLKGLINSSNSIYLREKANVEAEIKCQHLLNHGKIKGNIEALKTIKIYKTGKLIGNIKTKELFIDSGAIFKGNCEMEDLEE, translated from the coding sequence ATGAGCATAGATAGCTTAGAGTTCGAAGAAAGTAACACTCAAAATGTAATAAAAAAAAATTTTGAATTTGAAGGATATGTTGAAAGTAATAAGCCAATAATAATAGAAGGAAAACTCAAAGGCTTAATAAACTCATCAAACTCAATTTACCTAAGGGAAAAAGCCAATGTTGAAGCTGAAATAAAATGCCAACACTTACTAAATCATGGCAAAATAAAAGGTAATATTGAAGCTTTAAAAACAATTAAAATCTACAAAACCGGCAAATTAATAGGAAACATTAAAACCAAAGAACTTTTTATTGATTCTGGAGCAATATTTAAAGGGAATTGCGAAATGGAGGATTTGGAAGAATGA